A section of the Phycodurus eques isolate BA_2022a chromosome 4, UOR_Pequ_1.1, whole genome shotgun sequence genome encodes:
- the gapdh gene encoding glyceraldehyde-3-phosphate dehydrogenase: protein MVKVGINGFGRIGRLVTRAAFHSKKVEIVAINDPFIDLEYMVYMFKYDSTHGRFHGEVKVEGDKLVIDGHKITVFHERDPAHIKWGDAGAQYVVESTGVFTTIEKASTHLKGGAKRVIISAPSADAPMFVMGVNHEKYDNSLKVVSNASCTTNCLAPLAKVINDNFVIIEGLMSTVHAITATQKTVDGPSGKLWRDGRGASQNIIPASTGAAKAVGKVIPELNGKLTGMAFRVPTPNVSVVDLTVRLEKPAKYDDIKKVVKAAADGPMKGILGYTDHQVVSTDFNGDTHSSIFDASAGIALNDHFVKLVSWYDNEFGYSTRVCDLMAHMASKE, encoded by the exons ATGGTGAAAGTCGGTATCAACGG ATTCGGCCGCATCGGTCGTCTGGTGACCCGTGCTGCTTTCCACTCCAAGAAGGTGGAGATTGTGGCCATCAATGACCCCTTCATCGACCTGGAATACATG GTCTACATGTTCAAGTATGACTCCACCCATGGCCGCTTCCACGGTGAGGTCAAGGTCGAGGGTGACAAGCTGGTCATCGATGGACACAAGATCACAGTGTTCCACGA GAGGGACCCTGCCCACATCAAATGGGGCGATGCTGGTGCCCAGTACGTGGTTGAGTCCACTGGTGTTTTCACCACTATTGAGAAGGCTTCT ACTCACTTGAAGGGTGGTGCCAAGAGAGTCATCATCTCTGCCCCCAGCGCTGACGCACCCATGTTCGTCATGGGGGTCAACCACGAGAAGTACGACAACTCTCTCAAGGTTGTCAG CAATGCGTCCTGCACAACCAACTGCCTGGCCCCCCTGGCCAAGGTCATCAATGACAACTTTGTCATCATTGAGGGCTTGATG AGCACAGTTCACGCCATCACCGCCACCCAAAAGACAGTGGACGGCCCCTCAGGCAAACTGTGGAGGGACGGCCGCGGCGCCAGCCAGAACATCATCCCCGCTTCCACCGGCGCCGCCAAAGCTGTCGGCAAGGTCATCCCCGAGCTTAACgg CAAGCTGACCGGCATGGCCTTCCGTGTGCCCACCCCCAACGTGTCCGTGGTGGACCTTACCGTCCGTCTGGAGAAACCC GCCAAGTATGACGACATCAAGAAGGTGGTGAAGGCCGCCGCCGATGGACCCATGAAGGGCATTCTGGGATACACAGACCACCAG GTGGTGTCCACAGACTTCAACGGTGACACCCACTCCTCCATCTTTGATGCTAGCGCTGGCATTGCCCTCAACGACCACTTTGTCAAGCTGGTCTCCTG GTACGACAATGAGTTTGGCTACAGCACCCGTGTGTGCGACCTGATGGCCCACATGGCTTCCAAGGAGTAA